One window of the Allosaccharopolyspora coralli genome contains the following:
- the manD gene encoding D-mannonate dehydratase ManD: protein MRISSADVIVTAPGRNYVTLKITTEDGVTGLGDATLNGREMAVVSYLRDHVCPLLIGRDAGRINDIWQYLYRGAYWRRGPVTMTAIAAVDCALWDILGKETGKPVYQLLGGAARDGVMIYGHASGGNIDELLEDVQRYRDAGYRAIRVQAAVPGLDSTYGLHHPGSGRTYEPADAAMPTDNVWDTPAYLDFAPTMMAAVRERFGYDFHLLHDVHHRLSPLEAAQLGKSLEPYRMFWIEDPTPAEDQTAFRTIRQHTTTPIAVGEVFNTIWDCQHLITERLIDYIRTSVSHTGGITHLRKVFDLASLYGVRSGSHGAGDLSPVSFASALHLDMTVPNFGIQEYMGHLDPASEVFRTNYEFRDGYMHPGDAPGLGIEIDEEAAAKYPYSPKYLPVNRLRDGAMHDW, encoded by the coding sequence ATGAGGATCAGCTCCGCCGACGTCATCGTCACCGCACCGGGGCGCAACTACGTCACACTGAAGATCACCACCGAGGACGGGGTGACCGGGCTCGGGGACGCGACGCTCAACGGCCGCGAGATGGCCGTCGTGTCGTACCTGCGGGACCACGTGTGCCCGCTGCTGATCGGGCGGGACGCCGGGCGGATCAACGACATCTGGCAGTACCTGTACCGGGGCGCGTACTGGAGGCGCGGCCCGGTCACCATGACCGCGATCGCCGCCGTCGACTGCGCGCTGTGGGACATCCTCGGCAAGGAGACCGGCAAGCCGGTGTACCAGTTGCTCGGCGGGGCGGCGCGCGACGGCGTGATGATCTACGGCCACGCCAGCGGAGGAAACATCGACGAGCTGCTCGAGGACGTGCAGCGCTACCGTGACGCCGGATACCGGGCGATCCGGGTTCAGGCGGCGGTGCCGGGCCTGGACAGTACTTACGGCCTGCACCATCCGGGCTCGGGCCGGACCTACGAGCCCGCCGACGCCGCGATGCCGACCGACAACGTCTGGGACACGCCCGCTTATCTCGACTTCGCGCCCACCATGATGGCGGCGGTGCGCGAACGGTTCGGCTACGACTTTCACCTGCTGCACGACGTGCACCACCGGCTCTCACCGCTCGAAGCCGCCCAGCTGGGCAAATCGCTTGAGCCGTACCGGATGTTCTGGATCGAGGACCCGACCCCGGCGGAGGACCAGACCGCGTTCCGCACGATCCGGCAGCACACCACCACGCCGATCGCGGTCGGCGAGGTGTTCAACACCATCTGGGACTGCCAGCACCTCATCACCGAGCGTCTCATCGACTACATCCGCACGTCGGTGTCCCACACGGGAGGAATCACCCACCTGCGCAAGGTGTTCGACCTCGCGTCCCTGTACGGAGTCCGCAGCGGTTCGCACGGAGCGGGGGACCTCTCCCCGGTGTCCTTCGCTTCCGCGTTGCATCTCGACATGACGGTGCCGAACTTCGGAATCCAGGAGTACATGGGACACCTGGACCCTGCGAGCGAGGTGTTCCGCACCAACTACGAGTTCCGGGACGGCTACATGCATCCCGGTGACGCTCCCGGGCTCGGCATCGAGATCGACGAGGAAGCGGCGGCGAAGTACCCGTACTCGCCGAAGTACCTGCCGGTGAACCGGCTGCGGGACGGAGCGATGCATGACTGGTGA